The Hymenobacter sp. DG01 genome has a segment encoding these proteins:
- a CDS encoding acyltransferase family protein: MPTATQAATPATATSTNAIAEPTPPGRLVSLDVFRGLTVMAMILVNNPGDWGHIYAPLEHAHWHGCTPTDLIFPFFLFIVGVSITYALDGARRQPETHGRTFGRILKRSAILFGLGLFGALFPSFDFSTVRIPGVLARIAVVFLVCGILFLKTSRRQQFGLLAFVLVFYNVLMQLVPVPGYGPANLEAGTNLGAWLDRTVLGEAHLWKQSRTWDPEGLLSTLPAIGTGLLGLLAGQWLRRKDVDPATRVAWLFVAGGACVVLGLIWNGWFPINKSLWTSSFVLYTGGLALASLGGLYWLCDVQGYRGWIKAPLVYGVNAITVFFLSGLIPRLLNMIKVTGADGQPAGLRNWLYSTFFVPYFSPLNASLAGAIVCVLIWLGVLWLMYRRNIIIKV; encoded by the coding sequence ATGCCAACTGCTACTCAGGCCGCTACCCCTGCCACCGCCACCAGCACCAATGCCATAGCTGAGCCTACCCCGCCCGGCCGCCTCGTGAGCCTCGATGTGTTTCGGGGCCTCACCGTTATGGCCATGATTCTGGTGAATAACCCCGGCGACTGGGGCCACATCTACGCGCCGCTGGAGCACGCGCATTGGCACGGCTGCACCCCCACCGACCTGATTTTTCCCTTCTTCCTGTTCATTGTCGGCGTCAGCATTACGTATGCGCTGGATGGCGCCCGGCGGCAGCCCGAAACGCACGGACGCACCTTCGGGCGCATCCTGAAGCGCTCGGCTATCTTGTTTGGGCTGGGGTTGTTTGGCGCTCTGTTTCCTTCGTTTGACTTCAGCACGGTGCGGATTCCGGGCGTGCTGGCGCGCATTGCGGTGGTGTTTCTGGTGTGCGGCATTCTGTTCCTGAAAACTTCCCGCCGGCAGCAATTTGGCCTGCTGGCTTTCGTGCTGGTGTTCTATAATGTGCTGATGCAGTTGGTGCCCGTGCCCGGCTACGGCCCCGCTAACCTGGAGGCCGGCACCAACCTCGGGGCCTGGCTTGATAGAACCGTGCTCGGCGAGGCTCACCTCTGGAAGCAAAGCCGCACCTGGGACCCCGAGGGGCTGCTAAGTACGCTTCCCGCCATTGGCACGGGGCTGCTGGGGCTGCTGGCCGGGCAGTGGCTGCGCCGCAAAGATGTGGACCCAGCTACCCGGGTAGCGTGGCTGTTTGTGGCGGGTGGCGCCTGCGTGGTGCTGGGCCTGATCTGGAACGGCTGGTTTCCCATCAATAAAAGCCTCTGGACCAGCTCGTTTGTGCTCTACACCGGCGGGCTGGCCCTGGCCAGCTTGGGTGGGCTCTACTGGTTGTGTGATGTGCAAGGCTACCGCGGCTGGATAAAGGCGCCGCTGGTGTACGGCGTGAATGCCATTACCGTGTTTTTTCTCTCAGGCCTGATTCCGCGCCTGCTGAACATGATTAAAGTGACGGGCGCTGATGGACAACCTGCCGGCCTGCGCAACTGGCTATACAGCACGTTTTTCGTGCCT